A window of the Candidatus Kapaibacterium thiocyanatum genome harbors these coding sequences:
- a CDS encoding Ku protein has translation MRALWSGSISFGLVKIPVKLLSAVKERELSFDLLSKKDHSPIRYKRVSESTGKEISYQDIVKGFEYSRGRYVIVTPQDFTNASPDKSHSIDILQFTSFDSIDPIYYDKAYYLVPHKGAEKIYHLLWKALSKSQTIGIAEFVLRTRAHPVALRPWHDGALLLHQMHYAGEIGSIPGSIPDSDRTSPKELSLAMKLVESLSKEFDAAAFKDTYTAKLKRVIRAKAKGKTVTIHERPKKERGKVIDLMEELKLSLTENKPRSPQRRKTG, from the coding sequence ATGAGAGCTCTATGGTCCGGATCGATTTCATTCGGCCTCGTCAAGATTCCCGTCAAGCTCCTCAGTGCCGTGAAGGAACGGGAGCTGAGTTTCGATCTGCTCTCGAAGAAGGATCACTCCCCGATCCGCTACAAGCGCGTATCCGAATCCACGGGCAAGGAAATCTCCTACCAGGACATCGTGAAGGGATTCGAATACTCCAGGGGACGCTACGTCATCGTGACCCCGCAGGACTTCACGAATGCGAGTCCGGACAAATCGCACAGTATCGACATCCTCCAGTTCACGTCATTCGACAGCATCGACCCGATCTACTACGACAAGGCCTACTACCTCGTTCCCCACAAGGGTGCGGAGAAGATCTACCATCTTCTCTGGAAGGCTCTGAGCAAATCGCAGACCATCGGCATCGCCGAGTTCGTACTCCGCACCAGGGCACACCCCGTAGCTCTCCGGCCCTGGCACGACGGAGCGCTCCTGCTGCACCAGATGCACTACGCCGGTGAGATAGGAAGCATACCCGGTTCCATACCCGACTCCGACAGAACGTCACCCAAGGAACTATCGCTGGCGATGAAGCTCGTAGAATCGCTCTCGAAGGAATTCGATGCCGCCGCGTTCAAGGATACCTACACGGCGAAACTGAAGCGTGTGATCAGGGCGAAGGCGAAGGGCAAGACGGTGACCATCCACGAACGGCCGAAGAAGGAACGCGGCAAGGTCATCGACCTCATGGAAGAACTGAAGCTGAGCCTGACGGAGAACAAGCCACGATCGCCGCAACGGAGGAAGACCGGATGA
- a CDS encoding 3'-phosphoesterase: MSLRTYTKKRTFTKTPEPQGAVERSHKALRFVVQKHDASRLHYDFRLELDGVLKSWAVPKGPSLRPSDKRLAVMVEDHPYDYRTFEGVIPEGNYGAGTVLVWDEGTYEPVEAAGKSIPAQQTAMNHGLREGSVVIELHGTKLKGAFSLVRMHGSGGNNWLLVKKDDDYAKDIDVTRKTRSVISGKNLDEVGGRKRRKPSHTARDAKE; encoded by the coding sequence ATGAGCCTGCGCACCTACACGAAGAAGAGAACCTTCACGAAGACCCCCGAGCCGCAGGGAGCGGTCGAGCGCAGTCACAAGGCCCTCCGCTTCGTCGTTCAGAAGCATGACGCCTCCCGGCTTCACTACGACTTCCGTCTCGAGCTGGATGGCGTGCTGAAGAGTTGGGCCGTTCCCAAAGGACCGTCGTTACGTCCGTCCGACAAACGGCTGGCCGTGATGGTCGAGGATCATCCCTACGACTATCGCACGTTCGAAGGTGTCATCCCCGAGGGCAACTACGGTGCAGGCACCGTGCTGGTCTGGGATGAAGGTACCTACGAGCCCGTCGAGGCCGCGGGCAAGAGCATTCCGGCACAGCAGACCGCCATGAACCATGGATTGCGGGAAGGATCGGTCGTGATCGAGCTGCACGGCACGAAACTCAAGGGCGCATTCTCCCTCGTCCGCATGCATGGCAGTGGAGGCAACAACTGGTTGCTGGTCAAGAAGGACGATGACTACGCGAAGGACATCGACGTCACGAGAAAGACGCGATCGGTGATCAGCGGCAAGAACCTCGACGAAGTAGGAGGAAGGAAACGCCGGAAACCCAGCCATACGGCACGAGATGCGAAAGAATGA
- a CDS encoding carbohydrate porin — MLVLFLWTATSSYGQTSGQETWKAGFQTTYIWQGKAGFPARYSGTNSLTPDPEPSYSLTATVMGGLRLWPGGEVYLNIETARGLALSGLLGLGGFTNGEMARTTGPTFRVYMARLFLRQTIPLNDVPLPVDSDVNQLADTTATHRLVVTAGNLAALDIFDDNIYSHDPRTQFMNWSLMTHGAYDYAADARGYSWGLALEWYHDDWVLRLGRFIQPYEPNQQALDPDIMKHYGDQLEVGHSHTIDGRPGAVRVLAFRNRAIMARYQDALDLAAKTGEPPDIGKVRTTEQIKFGFGLNIEQAVADDIGVFLRASWADGKTETYAFTEIDRSISAGARIKGTSWGRAEDELFVGIVGNALSQERRDYLARGGISFFIGDGALDYRPETIVELLYTLRIMKWASLSIDWQHISNPAYNADRGPVDLGAIRLHVEL; from the coding sequence ATCCTCGTCCTGTTCCTGTGGACAGCCACGTCGTCGTATGGACAGACTTCCGGGCAGGAGACATGGAAGGCCGGATTCCAGACGACGTACATCTGGCAGGGGAAGGCAGGATTCCCGGCACGATATTCCGGGACGAACAGTCTGACGCCGGACCCTGAACCGAGTTATTCGCTGACGGCCACGGTCATGGGTGGGCTACGGCTATGGCCGGGAGGGGAGGTCTACCTCAACATCGAGACGGCGCGTGGTCTCGCCCTTTCGGGGTTGCTCGGCCTTGGCGGCTTCACGAACGGCGAGATGGCCCGAACCACAGGCCCGACCTTCAGGGTCTATATGGCCAGGCTCTTCCTGCGTCAGACCATTCCCCTGAACGACGTACCGCTTCCCGTCGATTCGGATGTCAATCAGCTCGCGGATACGACGGCCACCCATCGTCTCGTGGTGACGGCCGGCAATCTTGCTGCGCTCGATATCTTCGATGACAATATCTATAGTCATGATCCGCGAACGCAGTTCATGAACTGGTCGTTGATGACGCACGGTGCATACGACTATGCGGCCGATGCACGCGGATACTCGTGGGGACTGGCACTGGAATGGTATCACGACGATTGGGTGCTCCGTCTGGGCCGCTTCATACAGCCATACGAGCCGAATCAGCAGGCACTGGACCCTGATATCATGAAGCATTACGGAGATCAGCTCGAGGTCGGACATAGCCATACGATCGATGGGCGTCCGGGAGCGGTACGCGTGCTTGCCTTCCGCAACCGTGCGATCATGGCGCGGTATCAGGATGCACTGGACCTTGCGGCGAAGACAGGAGAGCCGCCGGATATCGGCAAGGTCCGGACGACCGAACAGATCAAGTTCGGCTTCGGACTCAACATCGAACAAGCCGTAGCCGACGATATCGGCGTCTTTCTGCGGGCCAGTTGGGCGGATGGAAAGACCGAGACCTATGCATTCACGGAGATCGATCGTTCCATCTCCGCAGGTGCGAGGATCAAGGGGACATCATGGGGTCGGGCTGAGGACGAACTCTTCGTCGGCATCGTCGGTAATGCGCTCTCGCAGGAGCGCCGCGACTACCTGGCCAGGGGTGGAATCAGTTTCTTCATCGGAGACGGAGCACTCGACTATCGTCCGGAAACCATCGTCGAGCTTCTCTACACGCTGCGCATCATGAAATGGGCATCGCTATCGATCGACTGGCAGCATATCTCCAATCCTGCCTACAATGCCGATCGCGGTCCGGTCGATCTCGGAGCGATACGACTACATGTGGAGCTGTAG